A single window of Paenibacillus sp. SYP-B4298 DNA harbors:
- a CDS encoding amino acid adenylation domain-containing protein, with translation MTSLPDSIYVRFRKQASIDPKRPALVCREQCLDYGELLQQVNRISSVLRENGVKPGSVVVILLGRSVALVAAILAVNKCGAVYVPVDPAYPYERIRYMTQDSGASLLLCDDNRVDLASRLNVDFVSLDKPLPAAADEEDVPAIANNLAYITYTSGTTGKPKGVIIKQNGVLNVFDDIADRIEFIPFRRILCLSTVSFDIFAIEALLPLTRGMLTVLADEYQMSHPREISRLIRHHLIDMLQITPSRLELLLNDPQSALSLANVLDVMIGGERVSHGLIGRIRRMTHARLYNMYGPTEATIWCAYKNMMEEEEITVGTPIRNMRMFVMDGDLRPLAAGQEGELCIAGIGLAHGYANRKELTSGKFVQSPYVDGELVYRTGDLAVMDDSGEFHCLGRMDEQIKWRGYRIELKEIEAVLLAYPGITQAVVWGEQTRNVLIATFTTDKVIQDSRLKQYLQRMLPEYMIPAVFCRVERIPLSHNGKVDRQTLMTEYRESGGMVD, from the coding sequence ATGACATCTCTACCTGATTCCATCTACGTCCGTTTTCGTAAGCAAGCATCCATTGATCCTAAGCGGCCTGCTCTCGTATGCCGTGAGCAGTGTCTGGACTACGGAGAGCTCTTGCAGCAAGTGAACCGGATATCGTCTGTCCTTCGTGAGAATGGAGTCAAACCAGGGTCAGTTGTTGTCATCTTGCTCGGGCGCTCGGTTGCGCTCGTCGCCGCGATCCTTGCCGTGAACAAATGTGGAGCGGTATACGTGCCAGTTGACCCTGCATATCCTTATGAACGAATACGTTACATGACGCAGGATAGCGGAGCATCGCTGCTACTCTGCGACGATAATCGCGTTGATTTGGCAAGCCGATTGAATGTTGACTTCGTCTCGCTTGACAAGCCGCTGCCTGCTGCGGCAGATGAAGAGGATGTGCCTGCTATTGCTAACAATCTCGCCTATATAACCTACACCTCTGGCACAACGGGGAAGCCCAAGGGGGTCATCATTAAGCAGAACGGTGTTCTTAACGTCTTTGACGATATAGCGGACCGGATAGAGTTTATTCCTTTTAGACGGATATTATGCTTATCCACAGTTTCCTTTGATATTTTTGCAATTGAGGCACTGTTGCCTCTGACGAGAGGGATGCTGACTGTCCTCGCAGATGAGTACCAAATGAGTCATCCCCGGGAGATCAGCCGGTTAATACGTCATCATCTCATTGATATGCTCCAAATTACGCCGTCCCGGCTGGAGCTTCTGCTCAACGATCCTCAAAGCGCATTATCGCTGGCAAATGTCCTGGACGTGATGATTGGCGGGGAGAGGGTCTCCCACGGCTTGATAGGCAGGATCAGACGAATGACTCATGCACGACTCTATAATATGTATGGTCCGACAGAGGCAACAATATGGTGCGCCTATAAGAACATGATGGAAGAAGAGGAGATAACCGTTGGGACTCCGATTCGCAATATGCGCATGTTCGTGATGGATGGCGATCTTCGGCCGCTGGCGGCTGGACAGGAAGGCGAGCTATGTATAGCTGGCATCGGTCTCGCTCATGGTTATGCCAACCGGAAGGAGCTTACGAGTGGTAAATTCGTGCAGAGTCCTTACGTGGATGGAGAACTCGTGTACCGGACGGGCGATCTTGCGGTTATGGACGACAGCGGGGAATTCCACTGCCTGGGTAGAATGGACGAGCAAATTAAATGGAGAGGCTATCGAATTGAGTTGAAGGAAATCGAGGCCGTGCTTCTTGCCTATCCTGGCATTACACAGGCCGTCGTCTGGGGCGAGCAGACTCGGAATGTGCTGATTGCAACCTTTACAACGGACAAGGTGATTCAGGATTCCCGCTTGAAGCAGTACCTTCAGCGCATGCTGCCGGAATATATGATACCTGCGGTATTTTGTAGGGTTGAGCGGATACCGTTGTCTCATAACGGCAAGGTTGACCGACAGACACTGATGACTGAATATCGCGAGAGTGGGGGGATGGTAGATTGA
- a CDS encoding ABC transporter substrate-binding protein, producing the protein MNKHFRMITLILLMALITACSNGNPGTTSDAVASDSSTTAGTSENTRTQAAAGETAQGNTSPSDDSTTKTVIDAQGRSVEIPASPQRIVALWSVGEILALGEKPIGSSTNLLRFYTEEQRAGIEIVGAGAEGDLEKVMALKPDLIVISARATEDDIENYSKIAPTVTTPFFGDPFETFHTVANILNKQQEEEQWLSQYQSRVNEKRALTRDMNLAEQSALVIQFALKNIYTYKSSTFPVVFNDYQFKLTAKQEELQKDPAFGNLQLSLEVLPDFDADHLFVMINDEDSRQVYEDFTKSEVWNSMKAVKNKQVHLISNRMAINDVTTMDWALEEIYGLLHEQQPGR; encoded by the coding sequence ATGAACAAGCATTTCCGAATGATAACCCTTATCCTGCTTATGGCACTGATCACAGCCTGCAGCAACGGTAATCCCGGCACGACCAGTGACGCAGTTGCAAGCGACAGCAGTACAACGGCAGGCACAAGCGAGAATACACGCACGCAGGCAGCCGCGGGCGAGACAGCGCAAGGGAACACATCTCCTTCAGACGATTCGACAACGAAGACGGTAATCGACGCTCAGGGACGGTCTGTGGAGATTCCTGCATCTCCACAGCGGATTGTTGCTCTATGGAGCGTCGGCGAAATTCTGGCATTGGGCGAGAAGCCGATCGGCTCCAGCACGAATCTGCTACGCTTCTATACCGAAGAGCAGCGCGCAGGTATCGAGATTGTCGGAGCAGGCGCGGAGGGAGACCTGGAGAAGGTGATGGCGCTGAAGCCAGATTTGATCGTTATCTCTGCCCGTGCAACAGAGGATGACATAGAGAACTACAGCAAGATCGCCCCTACCGTGACGACGCCGTTCTTCGGCGATCCGTTCGAAACGTTTCATACGGTGGCCAATATCTTGAACAAGCAGCAGGAAGAGGAACAGTGGTTATCCCAATATCAGTCCCGGGTGAACGAGAAACGGGCGCTGACACGCGATATGAACCTGGCAGAGCAGTCTGCACTGGTGATCCAATTTGCCCTGAAAAACATCTATACGTACAAGAGCAGTACCTTTCCCGTCGTCTTCAACGACTATCAATTCAAGCTGACAGCCAAGCAAGAGGAATTGCAAAAGGACCCGGCATTCGGGAATCTCCAGCTATCCCTGGAAGTTCTGCCGGACTTTGATGCCGATCATTTATTTGTCATGATTAACGATGAGGATTCACGTCAGGTGTACGAGGACTTCACCAAGAGCGAAGTATGGAACAGCATGAAGGCCGTCAAGAACAAGCAGGTGCATCTCATCAGCAATCGGATGGCGATCAATGATGTCACGACTATGGATTGGGCGCTGGAGGAAATCTATGGATTGCTGCATGAACAGCAGCCTGGACGGTGA
- a CDS encoding AraC family transcriptional regulator, with protein sequence MTEEAGSLRHIPSGPAYQMQSIEHVQLTAEGRQRYAANEGTGLLIIEKGSGKIANPLLLVEAGDTLLLQSEVVLELTAVGEPLCGYFILFRSLPSSNERDTVRQLADASCQPIRIKPTAKYLRNIKSLYTSVEDGQTPLQQFRLQLHFQSILYDLLATATATRSAPERDSLAAVRHSIAYLQEHYDEEHTVAQLACQLNLSSRQYTRLFRKLTEKSPIEFLNEYRINRSKELLLLQDEPSHQISSQIGIRDVTYFNRRFKQRVGCSPKEYVRNRHLDSRIVTPHYAGEILALGMQPIGSLEVTLNQLQPDAPPIRSIGYDRCQLEHVKALQPDLILVSDFTDRQEIAALGELAPVIVIPWDMNAFDRLHRVARVLGKEKEAEQWYERYRMNAQSAHQQCQRLSPPEETAAIVRMEEDRAWVFASRFFPTFYDVIGFCPTPLMQRTTEVNPDLRRVSIPLHQIEQLDADRLYIVDYDSVAFTRLFEQWKQASGWHSLTAVRKQQVYRLNMRGISNSAYTLEWQLSLVSCLLNPLHCNHQPCTYVALLEG encoded by the coding sequence ATGACAGAGGAAGCAGGCAGCTTGAGGCATATTCCCTCCGGGCCAGCTTATCAAATGCAGAGCATAGAGCATGTCCAACTCACCGCTGAGGGAAGACAGCGCTATGCGGCCAACGAAGGAACAGGCTTGCTGATTATTGAGAAAGGCTCCGGCAAGATCGCCAATCCACTGCTGCTGGTGGAGGCGGGAGACACGCTGCTGCTGCAATCCGAGGTCGTACTCGAACTCACAGCGGTCGGCGAGCCGTTGTGCGGCTACTTCATTCTCTTCCGTTCGTTGCCGTCCTCAAACGAGCGCGATACTGTGCGACAGCTTGCCGATGCAAGCTGCCAGCCGATCCGCATCAAGCCAACAGCCAAATATCTCAGGAATATCAAGTCCTTGTACACCTCAGTAGAGGATGGCCAGACACCACTGCAGCAGTTCAGGCTGCAGCTTCATTTTCAGTCGATACTGTATGATTTGCTTGCAACTGCTACAGCTACGAGGAGTGCCCCTGAACGCGACTCCCTGGCTGCTGTTCGCCATTCAATCGCCTATCTGCAGGAGCATTACGATGAAGAGCATACCGTCGCCCAGTTGGCCTGCCAGTTGAACCTCAGCAGCAGGCAATATACCCGACTGTTCAGGAAGCTCACCGAAAAATCCCCAATCGAATTCCTGAACGAGTATCGCATTAATCGCTCCAAGGAACTGCTGCTGCTGCAGGACGAGCCCTCGCATCAGATCTCCTCTCAGATCGGCATACGGGATGTGACCTACTTCAATCGCCGATTCAAGCAGCGAGTCGGGTGCTCGCCCAAGGAATACGTGCGCAATCGACACCTGGATTCCCGCATCGTTACGCCACATTATGCCGGGGAGATTCTGGCCTTGGGGATGCAACCGATCGGCTCGCTCGAGGTCACATTGAATCAGCTTCAGCCTGACGCTCCTCCGATTCGAAGCATTGGCTATGACAGATGCCAGTTAGAGCACGTGAAAGCGTTGCAGCCTGATCTCATTCTCGTATCGGATTTCACCGATCGTCAGGAGATTGCCGCACTAGGAGAGCTGGCCCCGGTTATTGTCATCCCTTGGGATATGAACGCCTTCGACCGTCTTCACCGTGTAGCCCGCGTGCTGGGCAAGGAGAAGGAGGCAGAGCAATGGTACGAGCGCTACCGGATGAACGCGCAGAGCGCTCACCAGCAGTGCCAGCGTTTATCCCCTCCTGAGGAGACGGCGGCAATTGTACGAATGGAGGAAGACAGAGCCTGGGTGTTCGCCTCTCGTTTCTTCCCGACCTTCTACGATGTGATTGGCTTCTGCCCCACCCCACTGATGCAACGGACGACAGAGGTGAATCCCGACCTGCGCCGGGTATCCATTCCGCTGCACCAGATTGAACAGTTGGATGCAGACCGTCTATATATCGTGGACTATGACAGCGTAGCATTCACACGTCTGTTCGAGCAATGGAAGCAGGCCAGTGGCTGGCATTCCTTAACCGCGGTACGCAAGCAGCAGGTCTATCGGCTGAACATGCGCGGCATCTCCAACAGCGCCTACACACTGGAATGGCAGCTAAGCCTCGTCTCCTGCCTGCTGAACCCGCTACACTGTAATCATCAGCCTTGCACCTATGTAGCCTTGCTGGAGGGATGA
- the rfbA gene encoding glucose-1-phosphate thymidylyltransferase RfbA → MKGIILAGGSGSRLFPITKGTNKHLLPIHGKPMIYYPLSILMVSGIREILVVSTPDDIPRFERLLGDGSQWGMSFQYKVQHYPEGVAQVFGLGEEFIGSGSVTLILGDNIFFGKGIYRSFQQSGERGNGATVFCYPVDEPERFGVIEFDSSGKVASIEEKPHFPKSNMAVTGLYRYDNRVIDIAKTIQPSSRNELEITSVNEVYREWGDLGVEVLGADMTWLDTGTHTSFIQAQLLIEQAEERDKTRFGIPEVMAYWNGWISQEQLYNCGARQIQSEYGMYLMQAAQSLA, encoded by the coding sequence ATGAAAGGAATTATTTTGGCTGGAGGGAGCGGCTCGCGCCTCTTTCCAATAACTAAGGGAACCAATAAGCATTTGCTCCCGATACATGGAAAGCCAATGATCTACTACCCTCTATCGATATTGATGGTCTCTGGAATAAGGGAAATTCTGGTGGTGTCTACGCCGGACGATATTCCGCGGTTTGAACGGTTGTTAGGCGACGGCTCGCAGTGGGGAATGTCATTTCAATACAAGGTACAGCATTATCCTGAAGGCGTGGCGCAGGTATTTGGCCTCGGAGAGGAGTTTATCGGTTCCGGTTCCGTTACGTTGATACTGGGAGATAACATTTTCTTCGGAAAAGGAATATATCGTTCCTTTCAACAATCCGGCGAGAGAGGGAACGGAGCGACCGTGTTTTGTTATCCGGTAGACGAGCCGGAGCGGTTCGGTGTCATTGAATTTGATTCATCGGGTAAAGTTGCAAGTATCGAGGAGAAGCCGCATTTCCCCAAGTCGAATATGGCAGTAACAGGTCTATATAGATATGACAACCGTGTCATTGATATTGCGAAGACCATTCAACCTTCTTCCCGCAATGAACTGGAGATCACGTCAGTCAACGAGGTGTATCGGGAGTGGGGGGATCTGGGAGTGGAGGTACTGGGCGCGGATATGACTTGGCTGGATACAGGGACACATACCAGTTTTATTCAAGCCCAATTATTAATCGAACAAGCAGAGGAACGGGACAAGACAAGGTTCGGTATACCGGAAGTAATGGCTTACTGGAACGGGTGGATAAGCCAGGAGCAATTGTATAATTGCGGGGCACGGCAAATCCAGTCGGAATATGGCATGTATCTCATGCAGGCTGCACAGAGCCTAGCATGA
- the rfbC gene encoding dTDP-4-dehydrorhamnose 3,5-epimerase: protein MNRYTTRLDGVIIIETDWKEDSRGYFTESYNCRQMEQLGVNAQFIQDNESLSLRAGTIRGLHYQCGRYAQAKLVRVLSGVIFDVVVDLRKGSRTYGQWTGVVLSEANRRQLFVPRGFAHGICTLTDHARVLYKVDQHYRPEADRGIIWNDPDLGIEWPISSAILSDKDRWLPRLAEIKPDEEL from the coding sequence TTGAACAGGTATACAACCCGGCTGGACGGCGTGATTATCATAGAGACGGATTGGAAGGAAGACAGCCGCGGGTATTTCACAGAATCGTACAATTGCAGACAAATGGAGCAGCTTGGGGTGAACGCTCAGTTTATACAGGATAACGAGTCGTTGTCTCTAAGAGCCGGGACCATAAGAGGACTGCATTATCAATGCGGGCGATATGCACAGGCCAAGTTAGTCCGGGTCTTATCGGGAGTAATATTCGACGTTGTAGTCGATCTTCGAAAAGGTTCTCGTACATACGGTCAATGGACAGGAGTTGTATTGAGCGAAGCCAATCGACGTCAACTATTCGTGCCCAGAGGCTTCGCTCATGGAATCTGTACACTGACCGATCATGCAAGAGTGCTGTACAAGGTGGATCAGCACTACCGTCCTGAGGCCGACCGGGGGATTATATGGAATGATCCAGACCTAGGGATAGAGTGGCCGATCAGCAGCGCGATCCTGTCCGATAAGGATCGATGGCTTCCCCGTCTGGCAGAGATCAAGCCTGATGAGGAATTGTAA
- a CDS encoding class I adenylate-forming enzyme family protein, whose translation MDVRWTIESFFQTLREHDERIAIIVDSGTFISYRELLNCVAYNTSMLNRRIQPHHAVIMIDLSLSWKVIPIMLAAFRLHITVIVVDPARDAQGFRHMTEKFPHALRMDATNVNATGHIRRPLLLHGTMPVSPQLQGVALIVRTSGTSGRPKSVMLTRANILSNIEDIASSLQLECSERLLIQRPLSYVSALCGELLAGLLVGCSILVKPYDRTPLSLLPLIREHAITTIGATPTLLAMLAPHARRQTCSSLRRIILSGERLTDAQLKTIRSGFPDAVIFNAYGLSEASPRISCLNLGTGDFPAACVGHPLNHVNIAIIDEHGQPMPDGTIGQLIVSGPNIMKGYYNDAAMTERKIRNGWLYTGDMAVTDQGRITIMGRADNLMIRAGMNVYPEEVESLLTSHPSIHEALAFSSPHPMRGEQIHVWVTCSESLTVADIHQFIIQSGSPNHLWPDHIEIHPQLPKTASGKLRRDRLQPPIA comes from the coding sequence ATGGATGTAAGATGGACAATCGAATCCTTCTTCCAGACACTTCGTGAGCACGACGAGAGAATAGCAATTATAGTGGATTCTGGCACTTTCATTTCGTATAGAGAATTACTGAATTGTGTCGCTTATAATACAAGCATGCTTAACAGACGGATACAACCGCATCATGCCGTCATTATGATCGATCTATCCTTATCCTGGAAGGTGATTCCGATCATGCTGGCTGCCTTTCGACTTCATATCACCGTAATCGTGGTGGATCCCGCTAGAGACGCACAAGGCTTCCGGCACATGACGGAGAAATTCCCTCATGCTCTCAGAATGGATGCTACGAATGTCAATGCCACGGGCCATATTCGGCGGCCGCTGCTTCTTCACGGGACGATGCCTGTGTCCCCTCAACTTCAAGGCGTTGCCTTGATCGTTCGAACGTCAGGCACATCTGGGCGCCCAAAATCCGTTATGCTGACCCGCGCAAACATCTTGTCCAACATCGAAGACATTGCCTCTTCGTTACAGCTAGAGTGCAGTGAACGTCTATTGATTCAACGCCCGCTCTCCTACGTTTCCGCTTTGTGCGGAGAACTATTGGCTGGTCTCCTGGTCGGCTGCTCGATCCTTGTAAAACCATATGACCGCACTCCTCTATCTCTATTGCCGCTTATTCGGGAACATGCCATTACTACAATCGGGGCAACTCCCACTCTGCTAGCCATGCTCGCTCCACATGCCCGCAGGCAGACTTGCTCCAGCTTGCGCAGAATCATTCTGAGCGGAGAGCGCTTAACAGACGCACAACTGAAAACCATTCGGAGCGGTTTCCCTGACGCGGTCATATTTAATGCATACGGGCTCTCGGAAGCATCGCCGAGAATCAGTTGCCTTAACCTCGGGACAGGCGACTTCCCTGCGGCTTGCGTCGGGCATCCACTGAACCATGTCAATATTGCAATCATTGACGAACATGGTCAACCGATGCCTGACGGCACGATCGGCCAGCTTATTGTATCCGGGCCTAATATAATGAAGGGATACTACAATGATGCCGCGATGACGGAGCGTAAAATTCGGAACGGCTGGCTGTACACCGGTGATATGGCTGTCACGGATCAAGGAAGGATCACAATTATGGGTCGAGCTGACAATCTGATGATTCGCGCTGGTATGAATGTCTATCCTGAAGAGGTTGAGTCGTTGCTGACGAGCCATCCTTCTATACATGAAGCGTTAGCCTTCAGTTCGCCCCATCCCATGCGTGGAGAACAAATTCACGTCTGGGTAACCTGCTCCGAAAGCTTAACGGTCGCTGACATTCATCAGTTCATCATCCAATCAGGTTCACCGAATCATCTATGGCCTGACCATATTGAAATTCACCCGCAGTTGCCCAAGACAGCCTCAGGCAAGCTTCGCAGAGACAGGCTCCAGCCCCCTATAGCTTAG
- a CDS encoding NtaA/DmoA family FMN-dependent monooxygenase (This protein belongs to a clade of FMN-dependent monooxygenases, within a broader family of flavin-dependent oxidoreductases, the luciferase-like monooxygenase (LMM) family, some of whose members use coenzyme F420 rather than FMN.), translating to MDCCMNSSLDGEAMTNQIKQLKLATMLIAPGASSGRWRHPSHQAAPASLDFYTQLARKAEQGKLDFIFQPDQYRTPGTTPEEFRHHANVGLEPMTLLSALAAVTEHIGLAVTLSTTYHEPYHVARMIASLDQLSGGRASWNIVHSRGDLEAANFAMSHRPGPEERAAHGMQFVDIVKSLWDSWEDEAIVADKEQGIYADPDKVHLLDYESEWFSVKGPLNVARPPQGHPVLIEAGQSEAFMTRAARHADVVFTMLNEMNQAKSFYRSLKGKLPAYGRQSNDLLIMPGLNLCVGRTDAEARAKKAELDALGGKQPRLDMISYMIGLDVQTYHLTSTSLLPSADIVPEHHPYRQRRALADQHGLTTVQQLFELMSQLQGHLSITGTPSHIADVLEQWLMEEAADGFIYIPSLLPDGVDDLVHLVIPELQRRGLFRAEYEGQQLRTQLGLARPWNTFASRQ from the coding sequence ATGGATTGCTGCATGAACAGCAGCCTGGACGGTGAGGCCATGACGAACCAGATCAAGCAACTGAAGCTGGCGACGATGCTGATTGCCCCTGGAGCATCCAGCGGACGCTGGCGGCACCCGTCTCATCAGGCTGCCCCTGCTTCCCTCGACTTCTATACTCAACTGGCCCGCAAGGCGGAGCAAGGCAAGCTGGACTTCATCTTCCAGCCCGACCAATACCGCACGCCGGGCACGACGCCAGAGGAATTCCGGCATCATGCCAATGTTGGACTTGAACCAATGACACTGCTGTCCGCCCTTGCCGCGGTCACCGAGCATATCGGATTGGCAGTGACGCTGTCCACAACGTATCATGAGCCCTATCATGTCGCCCGCATGATCGCTTCGCTGGATCAGTTGAGCGGGGGCCGCGCTTCATGGAACATCGTTCATTCCAGAGGCGATCTGGAAGCGGCCAACTTTGCCATGTCCCATCGTCCCGGACCAGAGGAGCGCGCGGCGCATGGCATGCAGTTTGTTGATATTGTCAAATCATTATGGGACAGTTGGGAGGATGAGGCCATTGTCGCTGACAAGGAGCAGGGCATCTACGCCGATCCGGACAAGGTGCATCTGCTTGATTATGAGAGCGAATGGTTCTCCGTGAAGGGCCCGCTCAATGTGGCACGCCCGCCGCAGGGGCATCCCGTGCTGATCGAAGCGGGGCAATCCGAGGCGTTCATGACACGGGCAGCCCGACATGCGGATGTCGTCTTCACCATGCTCAATGAGATGAATCAGGCCAAGTCGTTCTACCGCTCCTTGAAAGGCAAGCTGCCCGCATATGGACGGCAGTCCAACGACTTGCTCATTATGCCCGGGCTAAATCTGTGTGTCGGGCGCACCGACGCCGAAGCCCGCGCCAAAAAAGCCGAGCTGGACGCACTGGGAGGAAAGCAGCCGCGCCTCGACATGATCTCCTATATGATCGGTCTGGATGTCCAGACTTATCATCTGACCAGCACCAGCCTGCTGCCATCAGCGGACATCGTGCCCGAGCATCATCCATACCGTCAACGAAGGGCGCTGGCCGATCAGCATGGCCTGACGACAGTGCAGCAGTTATTTGAGCTGATGAGCCAATTGCAAGGTCATCTGAGTATTACCGGAACCCCTTCTCATATTGCTGATGTGTTAGAGCAATGGCTGATGGAGGAGGCAGCAGACGGCTTTATCTATATTCCGAGCCTGCTGCCTGATGGCGTAGACGATCTGGTCCACCTGGTCATCCCCGAGCTCCAACGCCGCGGGCTATTCCGAGCCGAATACGAAGGACAGCAGCTCCGTACACAGCTAGGGCTCGCGCGCCCATGGAATACATTTGCATCAAGGCAGTAA
- the rfbD gene encoding dTDP-4-dehydrorhamnose reductase, whose amino-acid sequence MKKRVLLLGRGGQLGTDVQRVLQTAKVEVISLSRDVLDLHHTFDISARLSEYIPFDVLINCTAVHSLELCEDDPGSAFSVNAIAVHELARFCNARGIVLFHISTDYVMDGTQRTPYTEEEATSPLNMYGVSKVAGEQLLAANHDRYFIFRVSSLFGVAGPSRKQGNFVDRIIQMISRPDTPAPSVVCDQQMSPTHTLDVARAIVYFIQESIDAYGVYHCSGEGACSWYTFACEIARAAGITAEFLPISLEDVDGSGVRRPKYSVLDNAKMNRLYRMPEWEQSLGDYMRLKGYTVR is encoded by the coding sequence ATGAAAAAACGCGTTCTGCTCCTTGGCCGAGGCGGTCAACTGGGTACAGATGTACAGCGGGTGCTGCAGACGGCGAAGGTTGAGGTCATTTCATTGAGTCGGGATGTTCTCGATTTGCATCATACCTTCGACATCTCTGCAAGGTTATCGGAGTATATTCCCTTCGATGTATTAATTAATTGTACGGCGGTACATAGCCTGGAGCTGTGTGAAGACGATCCGGGCTCTGCATTCTCGGTGAATGCGATTGCCGTCCATGAGTTAGCACGCTTCTGCAACGCTCGTGGGATCGTCTTATTCCATATTAGCACGGACTATGTTATGGATGGTACACAGCGCACCCCCTATACGGAGGAGGAAGCAACATCCCCGCTTAACATGTATGGAGTATCCAAAGTCGCAGGTGAACAGCTTCTGGCTGCCAACCATGACCGATACTTTATTTTCCGGGTTTCCTCCTTGTTCGGAGTTGCTGGACCCAGCCGGAAGCAAGGCAATTTCGTCGACCGCATCATACAGATGATCAGTCGTCCTGATACGCCTGCGCCGTCTGTTGTATGCGACCAGCAGATGTCTCCGACGCATACGTTGGATGTAGCCAGAGCCATCGTTTATTTCATACAGGAGTCTATTGACGCTTACGGTGTGTACCATTGCTCTGGGGAAGGGGCATGCAGTTGGTATACATTTGCCTGTGAAATTGCTAGAGCGGCGGGAATAACAGCAGAATTTCTTCCCATCAGTCTGGAGGATGTGGATGGCTCGGGAGTGAGACGTCCGAAGTATAGCGTGCTGGACAACGCAAAGATGAATCGCCTGTATCGGATGCCTGAGTGGGAGCAATCTTTAGGGGATTACATGCGATTAAAGGGATATACGGTTAGGTGA
- a CDS encoding ATP-binding protein — protein MGKILITSRGIKKTLQKFDELQSVAEYIWNGFDAGATRVELKVERNELGGIERLSITDNGYGIDRQVLERKFTPFYESEKQIDPGSRVRMTSTMHGKNGIGRLTFHSFASRAVWYTTYKEGQENKTYSIHIDADTLDMYSQTEPEPTADKPGTTVVFEMLHREMELEELRRYLGREFGWFLELHAASRYRLVVDGKKLNYKRLVADRQRLEFTHEPTGTLFEVGFIRWEERMNNESSKLYFLDGANKERHKQPTSFNNKGDGFYHSVYIRSKLFDHFDFVSKDQYGQLELAFGMSRRSEPFQFMMEEINKLIHRKRRPFLRVASERMVEELAAVDAFPAAREVSAPEGDSRHGELEQVLMELYRIQPRIFVRLNPEQKKAFVHMLGLLLETASRERLLEVLEQVMDVQGPELEELRELLLGR, from the coding sequence GTGGGCAAAATTTTAATTACCTCCAGAGGAATCAAGAAGACGCTCCAGAAATTCGATGAACTGCAATCGGTAGCGGAGTACATCTGGAACGGATTCGATGCGGGTGCTACGCGGGTGGAGTTGAAGGTGGAGCGCAATGAGCTGGGCGGCATCGAACGGCTGAGCATTACGGATAACGGGTACGGAATCGACCGCCAGGTGCTGGAGCGCAAGTTCACGCCGTTCTATGAATCGGAGAAGCAGATTGATCCGGGCAGCCGGGTTCGCATGACATCTACGATGCACGGCAAGAATGGGATTGGACGTCTCACCTTCCACAGCTTCGCTTCCCGGGCGGTATGGTATACCACCTATAAGGAGGGGCAGGAGAACAAGACCTATTCGATTCATATCGATGCGGATACGCTGGACATGTACTCGCAGACCGAGCCGGAGCCGACAGCGGACAAGCCGGGAACGACGGTTGTATTCGAGATGCTGCATCGGGAGATGGAGCTGGAGGAGCTGCGCCGATACCTTGGCAGGGAATTCGGATGGTTCCTGGAGCTGCATGCGGCGAGCCGCTACAGGCTGGTGGTCGATGGCAAGAAGCTGAATTACAAACGTCTCGTCGCTGATCGGCAGAGACTGGAGTTCACCCATGAGCCGACAGGGACGTTGTTCGAGGTGGGGTTCATCCGGTGGGAGGAGCGGATGAACAATGAGTCATCCAAGCTGTATTTCCTCGACGGGGCGAACAAGGAGCGGCACAAGCAGCCGACCAGCTTCAATAATAAGGGAGACGGCTTCTATCATAGTGTCTACATACGGAGCAAGCTGTTTGACCATTTTGACTTCGTGAGCAAGGATCAGTATGGGCAGTTGGAGCTGGCCTTCGGCATGAGTCGAAGGAGCGAGCCGTTCCAGTTTATGATGGAGGAGATCAATAAGCTGATTCATAGGAAGCGCAGGCCGTTCCTTAGGGTCGCTTCGGAACGGATGGTGGAGGAGCTGGCAGCAGTCGACGCTTTCCCGGCCGCTCGTGAGGTGTCTGCACCGGAGGGGGACAGCCGCCACGGAGAGCTGGAGCAGGTGCTTATGGAGCTGTATCGTATCCAGCCACGCATCTTCGTCCGGCTGAATCCGGAGCAGAAGAAGGCGTTCGTACACATGCTGGGTCTGCTGCTCGAGACTGCCAGCCGTGAGCGGCTGCTGGAGGTGCTGGAGCAGGTGATGGACGTGCAGGGGCCGGAGCTTGAGGAGCTGCGGGAGCTGTTGCTGGGGCGGTGA